Genomic window (Pectinophora gossypiella chromosome 5, ilPecGoss1.1, whole genome shotgun sequence):
TGGTGGTGTAAATGACAATCTCTAATGATAGAACTTTAAAAACACATGTGATGTCCGATTTCGCGCCAAATTTTCCCGCTGCCAGCCGGGGCAGCCGGTCGACTTGTCAATTCTTGTCTGTTGGGTCAACGATTTCTGTGCATCGTGCTTTGTTTCTACGTGAtatctttatattttaagaATAAAACGTAAGTAAATTgtgttatttacttttaataatgCCTATTGTTCACCTAATTATATGTAAAACAGACAATTACCTCTGATTCTCTCCATATCTGGCACAGCCTCCCACGGCGTTTCCTGCGTTAGGGCTTTGTTGCATGTTATTTCGCATTACCCTAGATATCGTACTTGTACAAGTTGCTATATAAGTGTGTGATTGATTGCTACAGACAATGTTCGAAGCACGCCTCCTGAAGAGCTCCATCCTCAAGAAGGTGCTGGAAGCCATCAAGGACCTCCTCACGCAGGCGACATTTGATTGCGACGATAATGGTATACAGCTACAGGTAATTTTAATTGAATAGTATTCATACTGATAGAACATATACATCTGAAGAATAATTAAGAGTACATCATTGCATTTAGTGGAACAAATTGGCACCAGCACTACACTAACTAGCTAAGTTTACACTCACTGTGAACATGACAACTGATATTTGCATAACTTGTGCTCATTTTATGTCTTTGCTCAACAATCCTTAATAGACTCTTCTTACCTATATTTtagatttacatacatacataaactcacgcctatttcccaccggggtaagcagagactatagaattccatttgcttcgatcctgacacacttcccttgcttcctccatatacAGATGCACATTTAGATTTACATGCTCTAATTATTCTAGGCTATGGACAACTCTCATGTGTCTCTGGTGTCCCTCACACTCCGAGCAGACGGCTTTGATAAGTACAGATGTGACAGAAACATCTCCATGGGCATGAATCTTGGCAGGTACGTTTTGATGGTATACTATTTGTAGTCTAGCATGCAACAGCAGGACAGTAAGAGAATAATAATATGGTCTAGTGCATAAGTGACACCAAGAAAACTATTCATCACATGGCTTATGCATCATGCTATGATATAAAAAGTATACCtagtttatatttaaatggaaGGCTTATTGTACATAGAACACTTCTCTTCCCTATCTATtcctttttttagaaaaaaatcaaTGTAATTTGTTGCCTACAGCATGTCAAAGATCCTCAAATGTGCTGGTGATAAGGACACAGTGACGATGAAGGCACAGGACAACGCTGACACTGTCACCTTCGTGTTTGAAAGCCCCAACCAGGAGAAAGTTTCTGATTACGAGATGAAGCTGATGAATCTTGATTTGGAGCATTTAGGTGAGATATTGTTCACAATTTCTTTTACACATCAGCAGGTAGTTAATAGGTTATACTACCATTATGCGCGGCGCGGCGAATATTGCAGGCAAGGATCTATAGTCATATGATGTTTACCTACAATATAGACTGCATTTGCTGCGCCTGTGTGGCGAAACCTGCGGCGATAGTTATCGCGCCGTACGCGAAAGCGGAACACGGGCAGACCCCATAGGTATTAATAATATAAGAGTCACCACAAGAGCAccgttttgaattttaatttttaaatgttgtGTGAATTGATTTTCAGGTATTCCTGAGACTGAATACAGCTGCACAATCCGCATGCCGAGTGCGGAATTCGCGCGCATTTGTCGCGATCTCTCACAGTTTGGAGAGTCCATGGTCATCTCGTGCACTAAAGAAGGTGAGTTATAGGGCTTGTAATGGAGTGATGGGGCAGGCACTTTTAGTTTAGTGTTGTAGGCAACAACATCAGGGGTTTGCTGGTTGTCTTTGGAGACTAAGGGTGCCTGGAGTCATAGGTATTCTGACGTTATAGAATCATGGAAAACAGAGACTAGTGCATACTACTACAAATAAAGCATACTatcattaacctctcatatgccgagataccagacacaatagattttacattgtgtctggtcgagatccgcgttccggcgtttaaggggttaaagcttgtacttattgatttctaaaatatattgcttgtatatatttttttgtcagcTATTTCTCatttaaggaaaaaaaaattgatatggaaaaaatcaaatctgtTAAATATCAAACCCTTCTTGTTAAAACTTTTCAGtttcatgtttttatttagtagttgcctttgattacttgtgaatCTGCCCATtccattaacctctcatatgccgagataccagacacaatagattttacattgtgtctggtcgagatctgcgttccggcgttcgaaaggttaaggattatgtatgtatgtacaataaacAATCTGTTATTTTTTCCAGGTGTGAAGTTCTCGGCGACCGGCGACATAGGGTCAGCGAACATCAAGCTGGCGCAGACTGCAAGCGTAGACAAGGAGGAGGAAGCGGTCGTCATCGAGATGGACGAGCCCGTCACGCTCACCTTCGCCTGCCAGTACCTCAACTACTTCACTAAGGCCACCTCGCTTAGTCCACAGGTAAGTTATGTACTGCAGCAGCGTGGTagactatgctccatacactCTCCGGTTAATTGACGGGAGGCGTTCGTTACGGTACTTTGGAGTTTTACACCTAAGCGAGAGTGATGAGATTTGCAATCTAATCGGCGGGCTTAACACCGTAAGCGCGCgcctctttctcgcctcgacatacgtcactctTTCACAGTACTGccgagacagacgatctctgtcgcggcgagaaagagtcgcgtgcttacggtgctaggcccgcaggaGAGAAGATGCTGTCGTTCTCTCCCCCGCGAcaattggtcgattcctgcacatatCCGCTCTGCTTTGGTGCAAACACACTTATTTAGCTTTCCGACCGATAATACATTCGCGTAGAATATACCTGGTTTCAGTTTGGTTATATAAGACAACTGTTTTCGTCCCTGAAAAGTATTAAGTCCTGAAGTTCCAGTAGGtgccaatttttacccaaaggagGCTCACGTTTTTCTTCAGAAAAATACTCATATTGCCTGTCTGTTCCAGGTACAACTGTCAATGTCAGCCGACGTGCCTTTAGTGGTAGAGTACCGTATTCCCGACATCGGCCACATTCGCTACTACTTGGCGCCAAAGATCGAAGAGGAAGACAGCTGAACAATTAGTGTTAAGTGTTACTTTATCATGTACTCCGTATCTGTTAATTCCCGCCCGTCAGTGCCTATCATGTCTTACTTCTGTATTATTTAACTAATTCTATACACTGTGTGTATAGCAGGAAATTGTGATAGATGGATGTTGAAGATTGTAATGTTGTAAACggcaaataaacataatttttgTATTACAACTTCGTTTTCATATAAAGAGTTAGgacattcctgcagacacctaattttattttaagttatacctgtcattttcttatccgccgaaaagggacggatgattgacaactgtcaattttaaaattaatgatacacgcatctcgctggtatgctacccgtttgaagtgtgctgtcaactttattcTGCCAATATGAAAAGATGgaagtttttaaaattcctgcctagaattgacgtgttccataaattttatgcctgccgattacctgtcccttttcggtggataacaaaatgacaggtataacttaaaattagataatTCCagtacaccatctaattttattttttactatattggTACATCGGCACCAAATTTAAATCTTAATATCAAATCATAATTCGaatcaaaattttaatattccaagaTTCGTATTAACTTGaacacaataaagtacagcTTCTTATTTCTTGAACGTGGTTATTAATACGATACTTAGTCGATGTGCATACAAtgaaacaataattaatttcCAAATATTTAATTTCCACATGTACTATCGTAGTACGTAGTAGTAAAATAGTACAAATAATTCAAAATCATGTCAATCATGTTTCACATGAGTATTGAAGAATCATATTAGAATTAGCACGTATCATTATCAGAATACAGCACAatcgaaataaataaacacttctAACACAACACAATGGAATGGTGAACTTAAAGCTCTAGTTTGTTACAAGATAAAAATAGTCCTTAAATCTAAGTACAATTTTGATCCCCACCGCTGataagtaacaatacaaacGTATCTTATGGCGCTTACCTTTCAATACAAATACTACTCCTATAGGGCAGTGTTTAAGGTGCTCAATAGTGCTAATTCCAGCAGAcaactaaatttattttaagttatacttgacATTTTCTTTATCTGCAGAATAGGGAAAATTTTAACGTTGGCGTATAgaatatcagcgagatgccatTCATTCGCCCGTGTtgtttcattcactcattcatttttaaaacaacagctgttaatcatccgtccctttccttttagacgggtaagaaaacgacaggtataacttaaaataaaattaagtgtgcTGGAATGAGCACTAAACTGTCAACATTTAAAATGTGCTTCATTTGAAATAAATGTGACATCTACATTATCGTTTATACCAGAGGCGGAACCATCATCACATTTTTAACACTAATGTGACTAGTTTCGTGGAATAAATCACTTCAAATAATCTTAAATTTTACATTCTAGGTAACTTTAGAAAAATAATTCACTCGAGAATTACAAATgaaatcttttaaattaattttaagtactaataataaaaatttaggAGGGTGGACAGGGTCTAAGAGGGAACGGGCCGCGACATCGCTACAATTTTTCGACACCAACACAATATACAGAGTTACGAACAAATAAACTGAACGTTACTTTATTTATGTTGTTGAACGCTGGAGATCGCTTTGTTCGCCAAATATCGAGTAAAACATTTACACATTTATATCATTCGTTTGTTATTGGAATTATACTATGACGACAccgatattaaatattttaaaccttCGAAGTTAAAGACACTGAAACTTCCCAAAGTAACCATCAAACTTCATAGTTTCATTCCGTTGCATGCAAGAACATTAATTCTAATCTAAGTATAACCGAGTATTACAACATCAAATACACGGCGAGATCAGCGTGTCCAATGCGACATCCAGCGCTAAGGTAGCGAACCGCGACTACTGTTTCCACTTCTTAGCCGAGAAGAGCACGGCGCGCTGCTTCAAGAAGAGCGAGTACCCGCCGGGCTTGCGCACGGGGACCCCGGGCTGCACGGCGCGGGCGCGCCCGCGGCCGCGGCCCCGCCGCCCCGCCACCCCCCCGCGGCCTCAGGACTCGCGCTTCACCTCGGACGGGCCGGCCTCGTCCGCCGAGTCCGTGTCCACGCGCGCCGGGCTTATGATCTGGTCGTGCAGCGTGCGCAGGTGACGCAGCAAGTTCGACTTCACGTTGAATCCCTTGTTACACAGCCCGCACACGAATGGTCTTTCGCCTATACACGAAAGATTCATTAGGCGTCGAGTTGTTGACTCGTTAGGTTCTACTTCTATGTTTTGTTAGTATTAGGAACTTATGTTATATGGTTAAATAATGTAGGTTGTAAGCTACACTCCAAATGATAAGCCCACTTCATGTCCAGGCGTCTTCCGTATCACGTACCATTGATACAAAAATAactacagggtgatagtgacattgtaacaaatactgcagggga
Coding sequences:
- the LOC126366654 gene encoding proliferating cell nuclear antigen, yielding MFEARLLKSSILKKVLEAIKDLLTQATFDCDDNGIQLQAMDNSHVSLVSLTLRADGFDKYRCDRNISMGMNLGSMSKILKCAGDKDTVTMKAQDNADTVTFVFESPNQEKVSDYEMKLMNLDLEHLGIPETEYSCTIRMPSAEFARICRDLSQFGESMVISCTKEGVKFSATGDIGSANIKLAQTASVDKEEEAVVIEMDEPVTLTFACQYLNYFTKATSLSPQVQLSMSADVPLVVEYRIPDIGHIRYYLAPKIEEEDS